Genomic DNA from Equus caballus isolate H_3958 breed thoroughbred chromosome 10, TB-T2T, whole genome shotgun sequence:
TTTTACAGGACTTCatggttttatatttatattttatttcttgttgctGGAAACCTTATTTCCCAGTgatgctgttattattatttaattatatctgtttaaaaacaataaccaaattagaaaaagaagaacaaacaaagcccaaagtcagtagaagaagggaaataataaaaattagggcagaaataaacgatattgaaacaaaaaagacagtagaaagaatcaatgaaacaaagagttggttcttcaaaaaaataaacaaaattgacaaacccttagccagactcactaataaaaaaatagagaagactcaaataaataaaattagaaatcagaaaggagaaatcacagtggataccacagaaatacaaaggatcataagagaatactatgaaaaactatattccaacaaattggacaacctagaagaaatggataaattcttagactcttacaacctcacaaaactgaagcaggaagaaataaagaatctgaatagaccaatcacaagtaaagaaatcaaaacagtgatcaaaaacctccccaaaaataaaagtccaggatcagacagcttctctggagaattctaccaaacattcaaagaagatttaatacctatccttctcaaactattccagaaaattgaggaagatagagcactccctaacacattctatgaagccaacatcaccctgatcccaaaacctgacatggacaacacaaagaaggaaaactacaggccaatatcactgatgaacatagatgcaaaaatcctcaccaaaattttggcaacccaaatacagcaatacattaaaaagattatataccatgatcaagtgggatctataccagggacacagggatggttcaacatccacaagtcaatcaacgtgatacaccacattaacaaaatgaaaagcaaaaaccacatgatcatctcaatagatgcagagaaagcattcgacaagatccaacatccatttatgataaaaactctcaataaaatgggtatagaaggaaagtacctcaacataataaaggccatatatgacacacccacagccaacatcatactcaatgggcaaaaactgaaaaccatccctctgagaacaggaacaagacaagggtgtccagtttcaccactcttattcaacatagtactggaggttttgaccagagcaattcagcgggaaaaagaaataaaaggaatccaaataggcaatgaagaagtgaaactctcgctgtttgcagatgacatgatcttatatatagaaaaccccaaagaatccgtaggaaaactattagaaataatcgacAGCTACAgcaagtttcagggtataaaatcaacatacataaatcagtagcatttctatactctaacaatgaactaacagaaaaagaacccaagaactcaACCCATTcacaagtgcaacaaaaagaataaaataccttggggtaaatttaaccaagaaagtgaaagacctatacaacgaaaactacaagactttcctgaaagtaattgatgacgacataaagagatggaaagacattccatgtacatggattggatgaataagcatagttaaaatgtccatactaccgaaagcaatctacagattcaacacaatcccaatcagaatcccaatgacattctttacagaaatggaacaaaaagtcctaaaattcatgtggggcaacaaaagaccccaaattgctaaagcaatcctgagaaaaaagaacaaagctggaggcatcacaatccctgacttcaaagcatactacaaagctacagtaatcaaaacagcatggtactggtacaaaaacaggtgcacagatcaatggaacagaattgaaagcccagaaataaaaccacacatctatggacagctaatcttcgacaaaggagctgagggcatacaatggagaaaagaaagtctcttcaacaaatggtgctggacaaactggacacccacatgtgaaagaatgaaaattgaccattctttttcaccacacaccaaaataaactcaaaatggatcaaagacctaaaggtaagagctgaaaccataaggcttctagaagacaatataggcagtacactctttgacatcagtactaaaaggatcttttcggacaccatgtcttctcagatgagggaaacaatagaaagaataaacaaatgggacttcatcagactaaagagcttcttcaaggcaagggaaaacaggattgaaacaaaaaaacaacccactaattgggaaaaaatatttacaagttattcatccgacaaagggttaatctccataatttataaagaactcacacagctcaacaacaaaaaatcaaacaacccgatcaaaaaacgggcaggggacatgaacagacatttctccaaagaagatatacggatgaccaatagacacatgaaaagatgctcaccatcactaatcatcagggaaatgcaaatcaaagctacactaagatatcaccttacacctgatagaatggcaaaaatatccaaaacaaaaagtgacaaatgttggagaggttgtggagaaaaaggacccctcatacactgctggtgggaatgcaaactggtgcagccactatggaaaacagtatggagatttctcaaaaacttaaaaatagaaataccttatgacccagccatcccactactgggtatctatccaaagaacttgaaatcagcaattccaaaagtcccatgcacccctatgttcattgcagcattatttacaatagctaaaatgtggaagcagcctaagtgcccatcaactgatgattggataaagaaaatatggtatatatatatatatatatatatatatatatatatatacagtggaatgctactcagccataaaataggatacaatcatcccattcacagcaacatggatggaccttgaaggtattatgttaagtgaaataagccagatagagaaagacgaactctgtatgactccactcataggtggaagttaaacatagagacaaagaaaactgattggtggttaccaggggagaggggggttggggggagggcacaaagggtgaagtggtgcacctacaacgggactaacaataatgtacaactgaaatttcacaaggttgtaaactatcataatcttaataaaaacttttaaaaaaccccaataaCCATATTTTTACTAACTACATGACAAAAGACCACagttaaagaaatttttttttttttttgtcagaatGTTGTCTTTAATCTATATCTGACTTAGGAGATTTGTTTAAAACTCTTGTGTTTAAAAGTAACTTAAAAAGAATTTCTCTCTGCATGATTACACTGCCAACTCTCTATACAGTCAACTTCGTGTTTCTTTATCTCCTCTTTTGGTTCTGTGGatactttaaatgtttatttaatataGTGTTGTAGTTGTTCCAGAGTCAAGACTTTAGTGTGAGATGATTCAGAAAAAGTCACCTGTTTGTCAGTTGCCATACTGTGGTCAtggctcacataaaagaactagaaggacgtacaactaggatatacaaccatgcactgtgcagcttggggaggaaaaatatatatatatatatattgaatccTACTTATCAATAAAAGGGATAAACTACTGATACGTCATCTTGGATGACTCTCTGAGGAGTTAGAAAAGCCAGATACAAAATGGTTGTAAGTGATTCCTCTTCTATGAATTTACAGAACAAATAAAACCTAAAGTGTGTTTTTAAACTATCAGAAAAACGGTTGCCTCTCTAACAGGCAATTGGGAATTTTCTGGTGTCATGGAATTGATCTATACTTTTTTGGGGACTTGAATTACATGGATAAATGCATTTGCCAAACTCTTCAAATTGTACAGTTAAGGTTTGTGCATTTTCCTTAGTATAAACATTACTTAACATAAAcattactaaaaatatatatttcttgaacTCAGGCTAATGATTTTGCTTGTGCCATTGGCTGGATAGCATTTGTGAACCTAATTTCATTGATTCTGAGAGAATCTAGAAGCAATGGCTCACCAGTAGCATTAAACCCATCTAATGCCTAGAACCTAGTTTCTCAATACCATTCTCCACAAAAAGGAAGTAAAACTCCGTGGAGAAAAGGATGATTCCTGAGCAGGGCAAGGAATTTACAAGATGACTCTGGAATTTTTTGTTGCACCAGAAAGAAGTGCCCAAAGAACAATGATGACCTGACCCAAGGGCAAAGAAGCCAGCTTGAGGGAGCTCTCATTGGCCCAATCTGAGAACACCTGAGCATCAAAGTAAATAATGACAGTCATGTATTATAACACAATGAAGTATTTAAGAATCCATGTGGATATGAGTAGATGAACGAATAATAAGGGGAATGGAAAGTCTATCCCAAGTAGAATATCAATTAATAAGTATGGACTGAGAGAGTTAGAAAATCAtcagtgtggggctggccccgtggccgagtggttaagttcgcgcgctctgctgcaggctgcccattgtttcattagttcgaatcctgggcgtggacatggcactgctcatcaaaccacgctgaggcagcgtcccacatgccacaattagaaggacccacaacgaacaatatacaactatgtaccggggggctttggagagaaaaaggaaaaaataaaatcttaaaaaaaaaaagaaaatcatcagtgGCTTTTAAAACTAGGGGTGAAAGACTGATATGGAtcaggatatttacatagtttaaaaatatctcctactagatatttactaaatatagtgggaaaaatagtagatttaaaGTTGAGAGGCCTGACAGAATTAAAGTACCAAAAACTAACATCATCAATATTGAAAAACAGGAACATCACATGTGCCTCTTGATATGATGCCACGAGAACAACACACTATTCCTTTTGTTGTTTCTCTGCAAAATATTCAAAGACTTGttctaaaaaattgaaaacattaaagaaatagaggaaaaatttcaaaactagTGGGCCTGTAATCTCAAAGTGTAAGTCCAGAGAATTCAGCTGAGGGCTGAGGAACTGTTTTATCAAAGAAAtctaaagagacatgaaaactaaatgatATACATGAATTTGAATTTGGTTCTGCACAAAGGAAAATACTTAAGAAGGACAATATTGGAACAAATGATGGAAATGTATTATGTGTTGTTTAAATAATAGTATTGTGCCAATATTGAAATTCCTAATTTTGTTATAGTACTCCGATTATATATAAGGaaatttctgggctttcaagaATTATGCACCGAAATATTCACTtgtaaatgggaaaaaatctttccaaattaTACACCaattattcagaaaaatatatatatgtatgtgtgtgtataaacacacATGTAGGAAATGTATTTatgtagagaaagagagacaaaaaaggaTAAAGTAAATGGAGCAAAAGATAAACAATTGTTAAATTTGGATAAAGGGCTTACAagtgtatcttttaaaattcttgcaGCTTTCctataagtttgaaattatatcataattttcaaaatgcaaaaattatTTCATGTGTTTCACGCTTAGTAGGAAACAGGATCTATCATATAATCAACTCAGATGAATCAAATAGTTTGACATAATTTTGAAtcttcttgacattttaaaaataaactagaaatagaagggatccTCCTTAAACTTCTAATAAGTATcaagaacaacaaaaacctcACCACAAACACCAAACATAGGATCCATTCTTAAAGTATTTCACCTAAGTTCAGGGATGAAAGAAGAACCATCGCGGTATCTATTGTTCTTGAACTTTAGGCTGTAAGGACTATTTCACAGATAACAACGAGAAAAAATATACATCGACAtggattggaaaagaagaaataaatctgtttttcctCATCTTGTTAAAGCATTTTCTAAGATAGTATCATCATTTTGAGTCTTCCTTTGATCTTCCTCTTCAGTTTTGTAAATCACGCCTACTCTCATGTTTGATTATACCTATGTCctattcttttccctttcccaTGGAGCCCAGCAGCTTCTAATAATGTGCtgcataataataatatgtaataaCTTGGGTGCAtcatttattgtctgtttccctcAACCAGAATAAAAGTTCCATGAgggcaaaattattttaatgttctatGTACTGATATATCCCCTGTACCCGGAAAAGTCTATGACCCacataaacttgaaaataaatatttctagaagCCCTGAATAAGCATGTCGCTGTAATCCTCCTATCTCTTTGAACCACTCTGGCTATTCCTCCTAACTGTTCAGGTACAGTCCTCGCTTCAGTCTCAGTGCCTCAGAGTCTCaggaacaaaaaaagaatcatatTTTGAAGACAAAACCACCAAGATGATTTCAAATCCAGCAGAGCCCTGTGCTCGATGTCTCTCACTTATTCGATCTCAGGGTCCTCTACTTAATTTCCACCGGGATTATTGTTTATTTCAAATGTGTGGTCCCACTCACCTTTCCGCCACTTCTGTTGGATATGTTTATTCACTTTAATAGCTTTCAATAATTTGCGCAATTCACAAATGTTTTTCAGAGATAATCTCCAGTCCCCATGCAGACATTGTCCCTGTGCTTACAGGTGAAATAATAATCACTTTCCAACAGGGAGATGAGATCGTGGAACCCAAACCTTTACTTATCTCAGGGTTGAGCTGCTCCTTGCTACCTCTGCACCGGTGCTGCCGGGCATCCACTTCCCCAGCAGCAAATGCCGATCACGTAAATAGCGATTGTTTTCAGATACGTGTCAGATTCTGAGACGGACTTCATCAGGAAAATTCAGTCATACATAGGGAAAAGTAATTCTGTTTTTTGGGATTGGAACATAAAACCAtaaacacagaaacagacacacacacacacagaggtatattcaggacagatttttttttaggaaaccCTTGGCATATTGCCACCCTCATTCGCTTGTATTGAGCCTGCTTgacatctctcttctctctctcctgttgcaGCCATCTCTGAAATTTCCTCTCCCTTGTCCTGACTAAACACAGAGACCCTCGTTGTTTTCACTCTCAAGGCTTTGTGCTACAGGCAAGAGAGGAGCAATAAGATAGAGAAGATGACTCCTGGCTGCTGAGCCGACATCTGGTGTCTGAGTGACAGGAGCTGGTATGTGCATTTTGTTTTGTGTGGAGAGAGTATGTTGGGCTAAACGGAGTCGGTAATAATATGCCTTTAAAATTCTGTCTTAATTAGAAGGatgttaacatttatttagaGAAAAGGAACGCTCATTCTATCTCCCACATCCggaaaaattaaaagcttaaaGAAACATGTGGCTAACTATTATGCTTGACAAGAAGTTTTAGGGACATCTTAGACATTTTCTGCCCCAAACCCAGAAGCATCACTTTTCTTCAAGCTACTTTGCTTTCTATGACTGAGAAGTGGCATTCAGACATCATAACTTGGTACTTTAGGTGGTCACTCCTATGGACTTGTTTATGATGTTTAGACTCtttcaatgaaaagaaatagggaATACATATGTGTTTTAACTTGTACACTACATGCATTATTTCTCCCAAAATTTATAGGGTTTtgaggggttttttgtttgtttgttttaaagattttattttttcctttttctccccaaagccctccagtacatagttgcatactcttcgttgtgggtccctccagccgtggcatgcaggacgccgccccagcgtggctcgatgagcggtgccatgtccgcacccaggatccgaaccaacgaaacactgggccgcctgcagcggagcgtgcgagcccaaccactcggccacggggccagccccgggttttgagtttttattttaaaatttgtatgtatTATTTTGTCTTATGCTGAAAGTCATGTTTACTAATTATGTTAATAGactttttttatatgtttctAATAGCTTATGTCAGTATAATTTGCAAAATATGAGTATGGACAACAGTTTAATATATCTGTTAGGTATTTTTGCTTTCATATGTACCTCTGTGTAATATGAAATGTTTTTtacaagtacacatggaacactATGCTGGTAGACAGTAAGGGTAATTTTTTCAATTAACTTTGAATTTTATGGATTTTGATATCtgattttgattaatatttttcaacaaTTATGTGATATGTGTATATTTGAATAAGTCAAAATGTAACACAGACTACTTCATGAAGCCTAGTTTACGTTTCTATCCTTCCATCCTGTTCAATCTCTGCCCCTGTATTTATAGTCCTctactttcttaaaaataagaaaaggaaacataCTCTACTCATGTCTGTATCTTGCCTTTTTCATGTAAGAACATATAGTGGGGAAAATCCGTCTCTGTGCACAGGGCTCTCCTTCCCTCATCGCCACAGCTGGGGAGAAGCCCGTGCTGCAGTGCTGCCATCTGCATCTACGTGGTAGGTGGATGCTGAGCCTTTTTACAGTCCTAATCTTCACTGCATTGCCTTTGCACACGTGGGCAAAAATTCTAAATGCCCACTTAAAGTGAGGCTATATGAGATGTAGGCTAAGTATTGAAAATTGAGGGACATGGTGATGGtgacatatttattttcatttacttaattgttcattCAATACGTGTCCTCTAGGTACTAATGTGGTGTTTTCTGCCAGTTTGGAAACGAGGATTATCTTCCTCACTCAGACAGGAGTTGGCCTTGTGGGAAATATCTCTGTTTTTTGTCTTTATAACTTCACTTTGCTCTCTGGACATAATTTGAGACCCACGGATGTGATTCTCATGCAGCTGGTTTTGGCCAACACCATGGTTCTTTTCTCTAAAAGTGTACCTCAGACACTGGCAGCTTTTGGATGGCGATATTTCCTGGATGATACTGGATGTAAACTTGCCTTTTATCTTCACAGAGTGGACACAGGAGTTTCCTTTAGCACTATCTGCCTCTTCCATGGatttgttaccgaacctgaagtgagttcgctcacccgttgcgcagcaagccaatctctgacactgggtgtgtggaagaaagtaggaattttatttttttgcacagtgctgagcaaggagagagggcagctaacgctcaaatcccaaactccccaaaaagctaaaaggaagggtttttatttggggctttaggtaggggagggggagcatatggccttgctggtcggagctctcccaccagcctgtctttggccttgagacacttgcagagaagagaaagcctgtgaccttgctggtcagcagctttcccaccagcccatatctctttgtgggaggagatagtccaggtgcttgtccttgacagtgtctgtctccatggaggatagtggattctggagccaggaagccagagagtaagcagggaatgagtgttttggttttaaccccatatatgctgggtttaatgtggggaaactgatatccagGTCGGTATCAGATTCCAGGCCATTAAGCTGAACCCTAGTATTTGGAGATGGATGGAGCTCAAGATTAGATCTCTAAAATTCATTGGcttctgctgtttcctctgctggaTCCTGCATCTCTTGATAAATTCATGTATTCCTGTAATATTAAATGGTCCATTGAACACGAAGAACTTTAATGTGAAAAATGATTATGGATTTTGCTCTTGGCGTATGCAAGAGGGTTTTATAGGCACAATATACACAATGATATATTTTTCCCCTGACATTATGAGTTTAGGCATTACGGTCTGGGCCAGTGGCTCTGTAATTGTTGTCCTGCACACATACAAGCAGCAGGTCCAACACATTTGCAGCAACAGACTCTCCACCATACCCTCCCATGAGGTCAGAGCCACACGCACCATCGTGATCCTCGTGAGCTCTTTGTTACATTGTATTCACTCTACATTGTTTTGACAATTTGGATGACTCTAGCTGCATATCGAGGCCAGTGGATGATGAACTTCTCTGTGCTCGTGGCCTCATGTTTTCCAACACTCAGCCCCTTTGTGCTAATTCTCAACGACATGCGtatctctcagctctgctttgcCTGCAGGACAAGGAAGACTATTTTCTAAACTGTCTGCAGTGCTATGAGTCTGTTCTCTTCATTGCATTCAAATATTGATTTCAACTTTAGTTAATATTGAGGACCTCTTAAATGTCAGGAGTGTTTGACACTATTGCATATAAGGGCAGTAATGTCCCTGTTTGCATCAATCTTAATGTGGAGCTAAAAATGAACATCATGTACATAATGAAACAAAGATTCCTCAGTCTAACTGTTAGGTTCTTCTATGGAGAAATTTCGGACATTTTTAAATAGTGGAAGGGAGAGAAATTGCTGAGCTTAACATCCGAGGGAAATCTTTCACTTTGGGCCTTGTAGAGATTTCAGGAAagttttttgttagttttgttttgttttatttaaatgtgttttcGAAGTATTATTGAATTCATCTTTTTGACTGGAGGAAAATCACCTGGAATGACCCATGTAAGGAAGGCGTGCAGCCGTACCGGAGTGGGGCGAATCTCCTACATGTGGAGTATGAGAGATGGGACAGCAGCAGGAAATGAGGAGGGTGGTTGTTCTGGGAAGTCACTTAGGACAGGCCAAGAaatctgaacttttatttttttaactttttattgcgattacgatagtttacaaccttgtgaagtttcagttgtacattattgtttgtcagtcatgttgtaggtgcaccccttcaccctttgtgcccaccctcaactcccctttcccctggtagccactaatctgttctctttgtctacatgtttaacttccacatatgagcagagtcatacagagactgtctttctctttctggcttatttcacttaacataataccctcaaggtccgtccatgttgttatGAATgagacgattttatccttttttatggctgagtagtattccattgtatatatctataccatatcttctttatccagtcatcagttgatgggcacttaggttgcttccacatcttagctattgtaaataatgctgcaatgaacataggggtgcatgggacttttggaattgctgatttcaagttctttgggtagatacccagtagtgggatggctgggtcatatggtatttctatttttaattttttgaggactctccatactgttttccatagtggctgcaccagtttgcattcccaccagcagtgtatgagggttcctttttctccacaacctctccaacatttgttactttttgttttagttatttttgccattctaatgggtgtaagatgatatcttaatgtagtgtttttttaactttttattaagattatgatagcttacaaccttgtgaaatttcagttgtacattattgttagtcctgttgtgggtgcaccacttcaccctttgtgccctcctcccagcccccctctcccctggtaaccaccaatcagttctctttgtctctatgtttgacttccacctatgagtggagtcatacagagttcgtctttctctatctggcttatttcacttaacataataccctcaaggttcatccatgttgctgtgaatgggacgattatattctattttatggctgagtagtattccattgtatatatataccatattttctttttttttttaacgattttatttttttcctttttctccccaaagccccccggtacatagttgtatattcttcgttgtgggtccttctagttgtggcatgtgggacgctgcctcagtgtggtttgatgagcagtgccatgtccgcgcccaggattcgaaccaacgaaacactgggcagcctgcagcagagcgcgcaaacttaaccactcggccatggggccagccccatatgccatattttctttatccaatcatcagttgatgggcacttaggttgcttccacatcttagctattgtaaataatgctgcaatgaacataggggtgcatgggacttttggaattgctgatttcaagttctttggatagatacccagtagtgggatggctgggtcataaggtatttctatttttaagtttttgagaaatctccatactgttttccatagtggctgcaccagcagtgtatgaggggtcctttttctccacaacctctccaacatttgtcactttttgttttggatatttttgccattctatcaggtgtaaggtgatatcttagtgtagctttgatttgcatttccctgatgattagtgatggtgagcatcttctcatgtgtctattggccatccgtatatcttctttggagaaatgtctgtttatgtcccctgcccgttttttgatcgggttgtttgattttttgttgttgagctgtgtgagttctttataaattatggagattaaccctttgtcggatgaataacttgtaaatattttttcccaattagtgggttgtttttttgtttcaatcctgttttcccttgccttgaagaagctctttagtctgatgaagtcccatttgtttattctttctattgtttccctcatctgagaagacatggtgtccgaaaagatccttttaatactgatgtctaagagtgtactgcctatattgtcttctagaagccttatggtttcagctcttacctttaggtctttgatccattttgagtttatttttgtgaatggtgaaaaagaatggtcaattttcattctttcacatgtgggtgtccagtttgtccagcaccatttgttgaagagactttcttttctccattgtatgccctcagctcctttgtcgaagattagctgtccatagatgtgtggttctatttctgggctttcaattctgttccactgatctgtgcacctgtttttgtaccagtaccatgctgttttgattactgtagctttgtagtatgctttgaagtcagggattgtgatgcctccagctttgttcttttttctcaggattgctttagcaattcgcggtcttttgttgccccatacgaattttaggactttttgttccatttctgtaaagaatgtcattgg
This window encodes:
- the LOC111775145 gene encoding LOW QUALITY PROTEIN: vomeronasal type-1 receptor 1-like (The sequence of the model RefSeq protein was modified relative to this genomic sequence to represent the inferred CDS: inserted 1 base in 1 codon), which translates into the protein CGETDIQVGIRFQAIKLNPSIWRWMELKIRSLKFIGFCCFLCWILHLLINSCIPVILNGPLNTKNFNVKNDYGFCSWRMQEGFIGTIYTMIYFSPDIMSLGITVWASGSVIVVLHTYKQQVQHICSNRLSTIPSHEVRATRTIVILVSXFVTLYSLYIVLTIWMTLAAYRGQWMMNFSVLVASCFPTLSPFVLILNDMRISQLCFACRTRKTIF